The genomic interval TGGAAAGACGTTTTAAATGGTGTTTTTGAACTGGGTGGAGAGCTGCCGGTTAATCCAGATGGAGGGCTAAAGTCATTTGGACATCCGATTGGAGCTAGCGGCTTGCGAATGTTATACGAAATGTATTTACAATTCCAAGGCCGTGCAGGTAAACGCCAATTAGATAATCCAAAGATTGGACTCACCCACAATTTAGGCGGAACACCTATGCAATGTGTCTCTTTCGTATCTATCGTAGGGAAAGAGTTGTCTTAATAATATAGAAAAGGAGTGGAGATTTTGAGCACAGGACTAAAAGAGAAAATCGGTATGAAATTAGAGACGTATACCTTTAAAGTAGAAGAAGGGAAAATTAAGGAACTAGCACTTGCAATTGGTGATTTGCGGGAGGAATACTTAAATGGAGAAGCGATTTTACCTACTTTTCCAACTGTGATCGATTTCTGGGGCGGAGGAGCTTCTACATCTGACCTATTGGGGTTAAATGTTAAAAAAGTTCTTCATGGGGAACAAGAGTATGAATATTTAGGAGAAATTAAACCAGGTGATGAAATTACAGTAACGGGTGTAGTTGAAAAAGTATATACAAAAGCAGCTATGAATTTTGTCATTCTCAAAAAAGAGTTTGTAAATCAACATGGTGAAACGGTATTAATTAGCCGTTCAACTGTTATCGAAAGACACTAGGAGGGGATTATATGGAGATCGGTTATCAATTTGAACCATTACACAAAGAAGAAATTACTCATTCACAGCTTGTTCGATATGCA from Peribacillus asahii carries:
- a CDS encoding FAS1-like dehydratase domain-containing protein produces the protein MEILSTGLKEKIGMKLETYTFKVEEGKIKELALAIGDLREEYLNGEAILPTFPTVIDFWGGGASTSDLLGLNVKKVLHGEQEYEYLGEIKPGDEITVTGVVEKVYTKAAMNFVILKKEFVNQHGETVLISRSTVIERH